The Hyphomonas sediminis genome contains a region encoding:
- a CDS encoding DUF3450 domain-containing protein, with protein sequence MKKLLSPARSVLAAALIAGLAVPAHAQFREALNVGEQATRRAEQVQDQINQLDDQRSDMVREYRTLLQRRDAAELFAKQQELVVQSQRDEIASLTEQLGSIDDITAQTVPMLLGMIEDLKLFVAADLPFKQAERTARLEALDGVMASPNVTASEQYRLIMEAYQAEMEYGRTIDTWQEEITIDGNPTTVDMFLYGRVSYVYVTPKGKAARYDRATGEWVALPGSYVGDIQQAIRVAQGKAQQVVLFAPVQKFSVQ encoded by the coding sequence ATGAAGAAACTTCTTTCACCTGCCCGCAGCGTCCTCGCTGCAGCGCTGATCGCCGGGCTGGCCGTTCCGGCTCATGCCCAGTTCCGCGAAGCGCTGAACGTGGGCGAACAGGCGACCCGGAGGGCGGAACAAGTCCAAGACCAGATCAACCAGCTTGATGATCAGCGCTCGGACATGGTTCGCGAATACCGCACGCTTCTGCAGCGCCGCGACGCCGCAGAACTGTTTGCGAAACAGCAGGAGCTGGTTGTTCAGAGCCAGCGCGATGAGATCGCTTCGCTCACCGAACAGCTCGGCTCGATCGACGACATCACCGCTCAGACGGTTCCGATGCTCCTCGGCATGATCGAAGACCTGAAGCTGTTTGTCGCTGCCGACCTGCCGTTCAAGCAGGCTGAGCGCACCGCTCGTCTGGAAGCACTCGATGGCGTGATGGCTTCGCCGAACGTCACGGCTTCCGAGCAGTACCGCCTCATCATGGAAGCCTATCAGGCTGAAATGGAATATGGCCGTACGATCGACACCTGGCAGGAAGAAATCACCATCGACGGTAACCCGACGACGGTCGACATGTTCCTCTACGGTCGCGTTTCCTACGTCTACGTGACGCCGAAGGGCAAAGCTGCGCGTTACGACCGCGCCACGGGTGAATGGGTTGCGCTTCCGGGCAGCTATGTTGGTGACATCCAGCAAGCCATCCGCGTCGCTCAAGGTAAGGCCCAGCAGGTCGTCCTGTTCGCTCCGGTCCAGAAGTTCTCGGTCCAGTAA
- a CDS encoding MotA/TolQ/ExbB proton channel family protein, whose translation MFKIKTPLKALGASLLIGSASLLAAQPALSQSLSDVLAAVKRDSEQMSSADAARLKEFQADTASQSARMSEARGALAAAEGRANQLSAEFNANEATLGDLEGQVSNLAGDFQELLGQFRSAAGATMPEIANSVANFDYKDRVEGIAEIAEARVLPTRAQLERLPKAMLQEMIAQSEVKTFTATVNGIGPDGSNAEAELIRIGVFTAATTNDRKFVEVRGSGSDTFLQAFTTQPAGPFASSIGSLVRAGEGQLVKAPVDPSKGNLFGILGDLPSFADRLAQGGAVGAVIAFLAIIGILIGLFKIFTLFTMGGAMRGTAKTRQAGTSNPLARVFEVYENNRNADVETLELKLDEQILRESPRIERFNDIIKVLAAIAPLMGLLGTVIGMIITFTAITIYGAGDPKLMAGGISVALMTTVFGLVAAIPLLLIHAVVSAMARGNQQLLDEQAAGLVAEKMEAAHGGRA comes from the coding sequence ATGTTCAAGATCAAAACCCCTCTGAAGGCTCTGGGCGCGTCGCTCCTTATCGGTTCGGCCTCGCTGCTGGCTGCTCAGCCGGCTCTGTCCCAGTCTCTCTCCGATGTGCTCGCGGCCGTTAAGCGCGACTCCGAGCAAATGTCGTCCGCTGACGCTGCTCGCCTGAAAGAGTTCCAGGCCGACACCGCCAGCCAGTCGGCTCGCATGTCTGAAGCCCGCGGCGCTCTGGCTGCTGCTGAAGGCCGCGCCAACCAGCTCTCCGCTGAGTTCAACGCGAACGAAGCCACGCTCGGCGATCTCGAAGGCCAGGTGTCCAACCTCGCCGGCGACTTCCAGGAGCTGCTCGGTCAGTTCCGTTCGGCAGCCGGCGCAACGATGCCGGAAATCGCCAACTCGGTCGCCAACTTCGACTATAAAGACCGCGTGGAAGGCATCGCTGAGATCGCCGAAGCCCGCGTTCTGCCGACCCGCGCCCAGCTGGAGCGTCTGCCCAAGGCGATGCTGCAGGAAATGATCGCCCAGTCGGAAGTCAAAACCTTCACCGCAACGGTCAACGGCATTGGTCCGGACGGCTCGAACGCTGAAGCAGAACTGATCCGTATCGGCGTCTTCACCGCAGCAACCACCAACGACCGCAAGTTCGTTGAAGTTCGCGGCTCGGGTTCCGACACCTTCCTCCAGGCATTCACGACCCAGCCTGCTGGCCCGTTCGCTTCGTCGATCGGTTCGCTGGTGCGCGCAGGTGAAGGCCAACTGGTCAAAGCTCCGGTTGACCCGTCCAAGGGTAACCTCTTCGGCATCCTCGGCGACCTGCCGAGCTTCGCTGATCGTCTTGCCCAAGGCGGCGCTGTTGGTGCTGTGATCGCGTTCCTCGCCATCATCGGTATCCTGATCGGTCTCTTCAAGATCTTCACGCTCTTCACCATGGGCGGCGCGATGCGCGGCACGGCGAAAACTCGCCAGGCTGGCACCAGCAACCCGTTGGCTCGCGTGTTCGAAGTCTACGAGAACAACCGCAATGCTGACGTTGAAACCCTCGAGCTGAAGCTTGACGAGCAGATCCTGCGCGAAAGCCCCCGCATTGAGCGCTTCAACGACATCATCAAGGTTCTGGCCGCTATCGCTCCGCTGATGGGTCTGCTCGGTACCGTTATCGGTATGATCATCACCTTCACCGCCATCACCATCTACGGTGCCGGCGATCCGAAACTGATGGCTGGCGGTATCTCCGTCGCTCTCATGACGACAGTGTTCGGTCTTGTTGCTGCTATCCCGCTGCTCCTGATCCACGCTGTGGTTTCGGCAATGGCTCGTGGCAACCAACAGCTGCTCGACGAACAGGCCGCTGGTCTCGTCGCCGAGAAGATGGAAGCCGCACACGGGGGCCGGGCATAA
- a CDS encoding MotA/TolQ/ExbB proton channel family protein, whose protein sequence is MGFQDLQAFLDRGGPVLIVIMFATFLMWALILERLFYFRIAHKHVAADAIAQWNARADRKSVPAHWIRDKLVSEVRAKAEANVQLTKAMVALAPLLGLLGTVTGMVAVFDIMAITSGADAKAMSAGVSRATIPTMAGMVASLSGILFTSGMDRRVSRAVQAVEDEMEIG, encoded by the coding sequence ATGGGTTTCCAAGACCTGCAAGCCTTCCTTGATCGTGGCGGTCCGGTTCTGATCGTCATCATGTTCGCCACATTCCTGATGTGGGCACTGATCCTGGAACGGCTGTTCTACTTCCGCATCGCCCACAAGCACGTGGCAGCAGACGCGATCGCACAGTGGAATGCCCGCGCGGACCGTAAGTCCGTGCCGGCCCACTGGATCCGCGACAAGCTCGTGTCCGAAGTGCGCGCCAAGGCGGAAGCGAATGTTCAGTTGACCAAAGCAATGGTGGCCCTTGCGCCATTGCTGGGCCTGCTGGGCACAGTTACGGGCATGGTGGCCGTGTTCGATATTATGGCCATCACCTCCGGTGCAGATGCGAAGGCCATGTCGGCCGGTGTGTCGCGCGCCACCATCCCGACCATGGCTGGCATGGTCGCCTCTCTGTCTGGCATTCTCTTCACTTCGGGCATGGACCGTCGTGTGAGCCGTGCCGTGCAGGCGGTTGAAGATGAGATGGAGATCGGCTGA
- a CDS encoding ExbD/TolR family protein has translation MRGRSARAPDEANVDLTPMLDVVFILLIFFIVTSTFAREQAIGLEPPPPPPPVDQPDQPPVPAILIYIDESNLITVNGRVTDIGSVRANIERVVAESPQSALVIQAHPKTRSGVVVKIRDEAYNAGFTDRVNIVISQT, from the coding sequence ATGCGTGGACGTAGTGCAAGAGCTCCCGACGAGGCCAATGTCGACCTGACGCCCATGCTGGACGTCGTCTTCATTCTCCTCATCTTCTTCATCGTGACGTCGACCTTCGCGCGTGAGCAAGCGATTGGCCTCGAGCCGCCGCCGCCCCCGCCGCCGGTTGACCAGCCAGACCAGCCTCCGGTTCCTGCGATCCTGATCTACATTGATGAGTCCAATCTCATCACTGTGAACGGTCGCGTGACGGATATCGGGTCGGTGCGTGCTAATATTGAGCGCGTGGTCGCAGAAAGCCCACAAAGTGCGCTTGTAATCCAGGCTCACCCGAAGACCCGTAGCGGTGTCGTGGTGAAGATCCGGGACGAAGCGTACAATGCGGGCTTCACTGACCGCGTTAACATCGTCATTTCGCAAACCTAG
- a CDS encoding ExbD/TolR family protein, producing the protein MARKKRLAAAGGGAEDDVNLTPMLDVVFILLIFFIVTAQFIKEPGVPIVRPDVENKADAKPLAILIAINENSEIYVDKKLVSPDEIGFVIKEMRLDNPRGEVVIQTDVDAEAQVMVDVMEAINKIDGDTVIKISAKTTG; encoded by the coding sequence ATGGCTAGAAAGAAACGCCTGGCAGCGGCTGGGGGCGGCGCTGAGGATGATGTGAACCTGACGCCAATGCTGGACGTCGTGTTCATTCTGCTCATCTTTTTCATCGTGACGGCACAGTTCATCAAAGAGCCTGGCGTACCCATCGTGCGCCCGGACGTTGAGAACAAGGCGGACGCAAAGCCGCTGGCCATCCTGATCGCGATCAATGAGAACAGCGAGATTTACGTCGACAAGAAACTTGTGAGCCCCGATGAAATCGGGTTCGTCATCAAGGAAATGCGTTTGGACAACCCTCGTGGCGAGGTCGTTATCCAGACGGATGTCGATGCCGAAGCTCAAGTTATGGTTGACGTAATGGAAGCCATCAATAAGATCGACGGTGACACTGTCATCAAGATCTCCGCGAAAACCACGGGTTAG
- a CDS encoding TonB family protein, whose translation MMNNPLIRFLVGIVIAIPIVLAIFFLMNWLISVDEIELSEGETRTLAAITPQKQDSEVRTRQRSQPKRIDSAQKPPPPPKQSATKSSINLPTPKIEGGVPQNLDLGRMNSLAIDPVAVSDRDAQPIRPPAPSFPQRAAERGLSGSCDVRFDVDTRGKPYNIVATCTDNVFKSEAERAVSRVEFAPKIVRGQAVERRNVVYPLEFKIQ comes from the coding sequence ATGATGAATAATCCACTGATCCGGTTTCTGGTTGGTATTGTCATCGCCATCCCGATTGTGCTCGCGATCTTCTTCCTGATGAACTGGCTGATCTCGGTTGACGAGATTGAACTGTCCGAAGGCGAAACACGGACTCTCGCAGCGATCACGCCGCAGAAGCAGGACTCCGAGGTGCGTACGCGCCAGCGGAGCCAGCCCAAGCGGATCGATTCCGCACAGAAGCCGCCGCCGCCGCCGAAACAGTCGGCCACCAAGTCGAGCATCAACCTGCCGACGCCGAAGATCGAGGGCGGTGTTCCGCAGAACCTTGATCTTGGTCGCATGAACTCGCTGGCAATTGATCCGGTGGCCGTCTCTGACCGTGACGCTCAGCCGATCCGTCCGCCGGCACCGTCGTTCCCGCAGCGCGCTGCGGAGCGTGGCCTGTCGGGCAGCTGCGATGTACGCTTTGACGTGGATACCCGCGGCAAGCCGTACAACATCGTGGCGACCTGCACGGACAACGTCTTCAAGTCGGAAGCTGAACGCGCCGTGTCGCGCGTGGAGTTTGCGCCGAAGATCGTGCGTGGCCAGGCGGTTGAACGCCGGAACGTTGTCTACCCGCTGGAATTCAAAATCCAGTAG
- a CDS encoding tetratricopeptide repeat protein: protein MQLKAILKGAIVAGAMAIVGAGSALAQACTETTFSAKTGQTYLDAETAAMQNKDWNTAITKLNQLRQGELNCYEEGAVIRLSAYIKIEQGDRAGAIRDLLDAVNKGYIPEDQKAQTYYNIAQIYLQDENLPQALDYMKRWMQAGGKPDRTQKWQLAVLYQRADNMTEAVKWAEEVRRDDGSKFDQQLYDLLVFLYNDTGNKAKLAEILEVLVERKPQERKYWDAIAGNYFAANEERKAFEVQKAMYLGGLLTTEDEIMRIVNFYNRFNAPYHAARVLEKEMNAGRVKKTVERMSLLADFYQVAREHEKAIPVIRQAAEMGGGGAMYERLGASYSELQKWAETEEALQKALQMGGVKDRGNAWVRIGQSRYERGDRSGAKEAFRQANNAGSRGWLAFMDSEEYTRDALVCFEVQSALLNVQNEQKICKKLQALGDAMPEGCKTIEPRLQAAEAKFNETAECKRAAQPV from the coding sequence ATGCAACTCAAGGCAATCCTTAAAGGGGCGATCGTAGCGGGGGCGATGGCAATCGTGGGTGCAGGATCTGCGCTTGCGCAGGCCTGTACGGAGACCACCTTCAGCGCCAAGACGGGCCAGACCTATCTTGATGCTGAAACCGCAGCGATGCAGAACAAGGATTGGAACACCGCAATCACGAAGCTGAACCAGCTCCGCCAGGGCGAGCTGAACTGCTACGAAGAAGGCGCCGTGATCCGTCTTTCGGCCTATATCAAGATCGAGCAGGGTGACCGCGCAGGCGCCATCCGCGACCTTCTTGATGCGGTCAACAAGGGCTACATTCCTGAAGATCAGAAAGCCCAGACCTACTACAATATTGCGCAGATCTACCTGCAGGACGAAAACCTGCCGCAGGCGCTCGATTACATGAAGCGCTGGATGCAGGCTGGCGGCAAGCCGGACCGGACGCAGAAGTGGCAGCTGGCGGTGCTTTACCAGCGTGCGGACAACATGACCGAGGCCGTCAAATGGGCCGAGGAAGTTCGCCGCGACGATGGTTCGAAGTTTGACCAGCAGCTCTACGATCTGCTCGTCTTCCTCTACAACGACACCGGCAACAAGGCGAAGCTCGCCGAAATTCTGGAAGTCCTCGTGGAGCGCAAGCCGCAGGAGCGCAAGTATTGGGACGCGATTGCCGGCAACTACTTTGCCGCCAACGAAGAGCGCAAGGCGTTCGAAGTCCAGAAAGCCATGTATCTCGGCGGTCTTCTGACCACTGAAGATGAAATCATGCGCATTGTGAACTTCTACAACCGCTTCAACGCGCCCTATCATGCGGCTCGCGTGCTCGAGAAGGAAATGAATGCCGGCCGTGTCAAGAAGACGGTTGAGCGTATGTCCCTTCTGGCCGACTTCTACCAGGTCGCCCGTGAGCATGAGAAGGCAATCCCGGTGATCCGCCAGGCTGCTGAAATGGGCGGTGGTGGCGCGATGTATGAGCGCCTCGGCGCATCTTACAGCGAGCTGCAGAAATGGGCAGAAACCGAAGAAGCGCTTCAGAAAGCCCTGCAAATGGGCGGCGTGAAGGATCGCGGCAACGCCTGGGTTCGGATTGGCCAGTCTCGCTATGAGCGTGGCGACCGTTCCGGAGCCAAGGAAGCGTTCCGTCAGGCCAACAATGCGGGTTCCCGCGGCTGGCTCGCCTTCATGGACTCCGAAGAGTACACCCGCGACGCGCTGGTTTGCTTCGAAGTTCAGTCTGCCCTGCTGAACGTCCAGAACGAGCAGAAGATCTGTAAGAAGCTTCAGGCCCTGGGCGACGCCATGCCGGAAGGCTGCAAAACGATCGAACCGCGTCTGCAGGCTGCAGAAGCGAAGTTCAACGAAACGGCCGAGTGCAAACGCGCTGCCCAGCCGGTCTGA